The stretch of DNA ATGAAAACGCTAGTTCTTGCGAACCAGAAAGGCGGAGTCGGCAAGTCGGCCGTCGCCGTCCAGTTCGCCTACTACCTCGCCGACGTGCTGAAAAAGCGCGTCCTCGTGATCGACTTCGACCACCAACGCAACACGTCGAAAGCCATCCGCACGGGCGGCCTCGCCACCGTGTCCGCCATCACCAGCAGCCGCCTTCTGACCTCGAAGACCGACGCCGCGAGCATCGAGCACGCTGATTTTGTCTTGGTGCCCGGCGATGCCGAGCTTATCAAGATGGAGAAGCAGGCCGCCGAGCACAACAAGTTCGCCACGAACCTTTACACGTTCCTGGCCGACATTGCCGACCGCTTCGATGTGTGCGTCATCGACACCAACCCGAACCCGGACATTCGCCAACTGGCGAGCCTCGTCGTCGGCGACTTCGTGCTGTCTCCGCTCCAGCTCAACCAGGAAGCCATCGACGGCATCGGCGACTTGCTGAATCACGACAACATCGGGATTCGCAAGATCAAGGCGACCATCAACAAGAAGCTGGAGCTGATCGGCATCCTTCCCAACATCGTGGAGCCGACCCCCTTCCAGCGCGAGAACCTGCGCGACCTGTCGGCCGCCTTCGCCAAGCTGCTGATTCCCCTCGGTGCCGGCTTTGCCGCCATCAAGAAGACGACCGCCATTCCAGAAGCGCAAGCCGCTGGCCTGCCCGTCTGGAAGCTCGGCAAGAGCAGCGCCCGCGAAGCCTGGGCGCACATCCGCCCCGTGTTCTCCAAGATCGCCACGCAAATGGGAGTTGAGTAATGGCCCTTGACCTGTCCGCACTGGAAGAAAAGCCCGTCCCGGCCGGCCCCGCTGCCGCGCAGCCGGACGGCAAGGCGATGCGCGTCAAGCTGACCGACATCGAACCCGATCCGAACCAGCCGCGCACCGAGAAGAAGCCGGAGGAAATCGAGGAAATCGGCCAGAACATCAAGGAACGGGGCGTGAAGCTGCCCATTTCCGTGAAGCCGCACCCGACGAAGCCCGGCAAGTGGATCATCAACGACGGCGAGCTGCGCTATCTCGGCTCGGAGTGGGCCAAGGTCGAAGACATCCCCGTGGTTGTCGATGAAGACTTTGACGACTTCGACCAAGTGAACGCGAACGAAAAACGCTTCGCGCTGCGCCCGATGGAACTCGCCAAGTTCATCAAGCGCAAGCTGGACGAAGGCGTGAAGAAGGGAGAAGTCGCCCGCCGCCTGGGCAAGCCGGCGAACGCCATCACCGAGCTGCTTGCACTGGTCGAAGCGCCCGCCTGCATCGAGGCCGTCTATACGTCCGGCCGCTGCACGTCGCCGAAG from Variovorax sp. PBL-H6 encodes:
- a CDS encoding ParA family protein gives rise to the protein MKTLVLANQKGGVGKSAVAVQFAYYLADVLKKRVLVIDFDHQRNTSKAIRTGGLATVSAITSSRLLTSKTDAASIEHADFVLVPGDAELIKMEKQAAEHNKFATNLYTFLADIADRFDVCVIDTNPNPDIRQLASLVVGDFVLSPLQLNQEAIDGIGDLLNHDNIGIRKIKATINKKLELIGILPNIVEPTPFQRENLRDLSAAFAKLLIPLGAGFAAIKKTTAIPEAQAAGLPVWKLGKSSAREAWAHIRPVFSKIATQMGVE